The sequence CGTAATCTTGGTGTTGACGCTGACATCGCGGTTGTAAACAATGGAATCGATACCAACCGCTTTTCACCTGCTGGACAGGCCCATCCCGATATCGCGCACCAGAGTGGCCAGGCAATCGTATTTGTTGGCCGCTTAGTTGACGGAAAGCGGCCCCAAGACGTGTTAGCTGCATTCGATAGGATACAAGAGCGCTGTCCGGACGCATCGCTGTTTTTCTGTGGCGATGGCCCGCTCCGCGACAGTCTCGAATCGACTGTCGCTGATAAGGGGCTGACAGATGCTGTAACATTCCTCGGACGGGTCCCCTATCAGGCAATGCCTTCGGTATTCAGAGCAGCGGACCTATTCGTTCTTCCGAGTCGGACTGAAGGCTTTCCACGGACAGTTATCGAAGCTTTAGCCTGTGAAACTCCAGTAGTTGCCAGCGATCTCGAACAGACCTCAAAAATAGTCAATCAAACCGGAAAAACAGTCCAAGTTGGCAATGTCGAGGGATTCGCGACGGCGATTTCTGACTTACTCAGCGATCAGGGCCGTCTCTCAGAACTGGGAAAACACGGCCGCGAAATCGTAACGACACGTTACAACTGGGAAGAGACAGTGCAAGAAACAACAGAAATACTGGGTCAAGTGGCTGAAATCGGTGACTCTGTGATTCGAGACCAGAAGGAGTCGACCAGCAGCCCTACACCCGTGATCAAGGACGAGATTTGAACGAATGGCGAGTCGAGCCTCGACTGATTCAGGTTGCACAGTTCCACATCCATGCCGTGTTTTGTGGCCCAATCGACATTGCGGTTCAGACGGTCTATTGACACTGGTCGGAACATGATCTTGGTGAGGGCGATAGCCTCAGAAGCGTTAGTCGCTGATTACTTAATATCTACCCTACGCAAGGTTGGGCAAGACGTGGGTCTCACACTGCGTAGCGGGTCAGAAGGGTAATAAATGAGTCACGAGACTGATCTTGACCGGGAATCGTTCGACAGCTTTGAGTTCGCCAACCGTGATATACAGGAATATCTGGTCATACTACTGTCCGGGGTCCTTGTCCTCGAGAGCGCGCTCTTCCTGTCCATTCAACCAGTAACTGGATATGAAACCTCTCTGGTCGATGGACTGTCCCAGATGTTCTGGTTCAC is a genomic window of Haloarcula sp. H-GB4 containing:
- a CDS encoding glycosyltransferase family 4 protein translates to MHILRVAQDIFPETVGGAPYHIHALSRDQAAMGHEVTVLTVSEDVEEREVTNQEGYTLIKQPPKLELLGNQIFANTVRDLRGMEDYDVVHTHSHLFFSSNVAALYCRMANIPIAITCHGLNSQRGPFWFSRAHLRTLGKWTYNSADVTLCYTDVEQSKLRNLGVDADIAVVNNGIDTNRFSPAGQAHPDIAHQSGQAIVFVGRLVDGKRPQDVLAAFDRIQERCPDASLFFCGDGPLRDSLESTVADKGLTDAVTFLGRVPYQAMPSVFRAADLFVLPSRTEGFPRTVIEALACETPVVASDLEQTSKIVNQTGKTVQVGNVEGFATAISDLLSDQGRLSELGKHGREIVTTRYNWEETVQETTEILGQVAEIGDSVIRDQKESTSSPTPVIKDEI